One part of the Lachnospiraceae bacterium JLR.KK002 genome encodes these proteins:
- a CDS encoding radical SAM protein, whose product MHYTGTIWRPPYEAGSALVQATAGCTHHKCKFCTLYEDVPFKFRMSPLSEVEADLKEISRYYRNAKRVFFTGANPFVLSFDKLKTLAELVRKYYPKVQSIGCFARITDITPKTTEQLRELRGLGYNSLTIGVEAGDEESLSFMHKGFGTKEIIEECKRLDEVGMDYNFFYLAGIYGSGHMEEGVKNTAEVFNQLHPKVIVSSMLTVYPTSELYREIQAGNWTEETEIEKLYELRTLVGSLDIDTYFATMGASNCINVEGHLPKDRGRMVKWLDEVIGAVDEKELRRYRENLRHL is encoded by the coding sequence ATGCATTACACGGGAACGATATGGAGGCCGCCCTATGAGGCGGGGAGCGCACTGGTACAGGCGACGGCGGGCTGTACCCACCACAAATGCAAGTTCTGCACGCTCTATGAGGACGTGCCGTTTAAGTTCCGGATGTCGCCTTTATCCGAGGTGGAGGCGGACTTAAAGGAGATCAGCCGTTACTACCGGAACGCAAAGAGGGTATTCTTCACCGGGGCGAACCCCTTCGTATTAAGTTTTGACAAGCTGAAAACGCTGGCGGAACTGGTGCGGAAATATTACCCAAAAGTGCAGTCCATCGGCTGTTTCGCCCGCATCACGGACATCACGCCGAAGACCACGGAGCAGCTACGGGAACTGAGGGGGCTTGGGTACAACAGCCTTACCATCGGCGTGGAGGCGGGTGACGAGGAATCCCTGTCCTTCATGCATAAAGGGTTCGGCACGAAGGAGATCATAGAAGAATGTAAAAGGCTGGATGAGGTGGGGATGGATTATAACTTCTTCTACCTTGCCGGGATATACGGCTCCGGGCATATGGAGGAAGGGGTGAAGAACACGGCGGAGGTGTTCAACCAGCTCCACCCGAAGGTCATTGTTTCCTCCATGCTGACGGTCTACCCGACCTCGGAACTGTACCGGGAAATCCAGGCGGGGAACTGGACGGAGGAAACGGAGATAGAAAAGCTGTATGAATTAAGGACGCTGGTCGGCAGCCTTGACATAGACACCTATTTTGCAACGATGGGCGCATCGAACTGCATCAACGTGGAAGGCCATCTGCCGAAGGATAGGGGACGGATGGTCAAGTGGCTGGATGAGGTCATCGGCGCTGTGGACGAAAAGGAACTGCGCAGATACCGTGAGAACCTGCGGCATCTGTAA
- a CDS encoding LytTR family DNA-binding domain-containing protein, whose protein sequence is MNIAVVDDEEAIREQIGGFIKKRNPGFDISVFDTGEGLLAAGKDFDIIFLDIQMEGMGGIEAARTLRQSGVDAVVIFITGIREYVFEAFDVSAFHYLLKPIEEQKFMEVLGRAAEEAGKRKGQKERQIFIRAKNQGYTLNLNSILYIESRGKKVEVHTTDMEDIIESYATMDELEGQLGDGFYRCHRGYLVNMAHIARYDSDSIFLSSGEKVYLTRKKHNEFVKAYMWYLQNGGVSCV, encoded by the coding sequence TTGAATATAGCAGTGGTCGATGATGAGGAAGCCATCAGAGAGCAGATTGGCGGATTCATAAAAAAACGGAATCCCGGTTTTGATATAAGCGTTTTTGACACGGGGGAAGGACTGCTTGCGGCAGGAAAGGATTTTGACATTATCTTCCTCGACATACAGATGGAGGGCATGGGCGGCATTGAGGCGGCGAGGACCCTCCGTCAGTCCGGCGTGGATGCGGTGGTCATCTTCATTACGGGAATCAGGGAATATGTGTTTGAGGCTTTTGACGTCTCAGCATTCCACTACCTGCTGAAACCGATTGAGGAACAGAAGTTCATGGAGGTGCTTGGCAGGGCGGCGGAGGAAGCCGGAAAAAGGAAAGGGCAGAAGGAGCGGCAGATATTCATACGGGCGAAGAACCAGGGGTATACGCTTAACCTAAACAGCATCCTGTACATTGAGAGCAGGGGGAAAAAGGTGGAGGTTCATACCACGGACATGGAGGACATCATAGAGTCATATGCCACGATGGATGAACTGGAAGGGCAGCTTGGGGATGGCTTTTACCGCTGCCACAGGGGGTATCTGGTCAACATGGCGCACATAGCGCGGTATGACAGCGACAGCATCTTCCTTTCCAGCGGCGAGAAGGTTTACCTGACAAGGAAGAAGCATAATGAGTTTGTAAAGGCGTATATGTGGTATTTGCAGAATGGAGGGGTGTCCTGTGTATGA
- a CDS encoding DUF6033 family protein, translating to MSMEITNNYSDYGKGYSNTAKEGNVTTSTVELKTPTGGTKTEQIKTGYSNVNDYSKYLQGKYSYMNSGTTSMQGVPTTVSVSGAFLKKCMNDPEKAKYLEENLAALPDCAKSAVAGCRGTLTNLSYSVDANGNISVAISGTSDPDGKIARENAERRAKEKKAAEEKAAERRKEKKAEEEKTAERRAERKERMEGTFTVSATGTDVKSVTQSIVAAVSGTSSSTGGSFDIKA from the coding sequence ATGTCAATGGAGATCACAAACAATTACAGCGATTATGGGAAAGGCTACTCAAATACTGCAAAGGAAGGCAATGTGACAACGAGCACGGTGGAACTGAAAACCCCAACCGGGGGAACAAAAACGGAGCAGATCAAGACGGGTTACAGCAACGTCAATGACTATTCCAAATACCTGCAGGGCAAGTACAGCTATATGAATTCGGGTACAACTTCCATGCAGGGTGTTCCGACAACAGTATCCGTATCAGGCGCTTTCCTGAAGAAATGCATGAACGACCCGGAAAAAGCAAAATATCTGGAAGAAAATCTGGCGGCATTGCCGGATTGTGCCAAAAGCGCAGTAGCAGGCTGTCGCGGGACGCTGACCAATCTCAGCTACAGTGTTGATGCAAATGGGAATATTTCAGTAGCAATCTCTGGCACAAGTGACCCGGATGGAAAAATAGCCAGAGAGAATGCGGAACGGCGGGCGAAAGAGAAGAAAGCAGCCGAGGAAAAGGCCGCCGAGAGGCGCAAGGAGAAAAAAGCGGAGGAAGAAAAGACGGCAGAACGGAGGGCAGAAAGAAAAGAGAGGATGGAAGGTACGTTCACGGTATCTGCCACTGGCACGGATGTGAAAAGCGTTACACAGAGTATTGTTGCGGCGGTATCCGGCACATCGTCATCCACAGGGGGCAGTTTTGACATCAAGGCATAA
- the nudC gene encoding NAD(+) diphosphatase, with protein MIQDISPYRLDTAYRGTAPVSDDCFFSFRGEDVLLRDMGDGHRSLPSFRDLGHPAGKMESRAVFLFRAGREPVYLLGQEVNGCRGLGYFPICELKGVLPEWAFFAGATALHLSRWYEGNRYCGRCGGRMERKTGQRALACPECGNTVYPGIAPVVMVAVTDGDRLLMTKYADRSLPQWVLISGFVEAGETLEEAAEREVYEETGIRIRDLQYFGSQPWGFSGSVIAGYTARLDGPDGIRLDRKELAAAEWHPRTGLPDGLTDISIAYEMIEALRL; from the coding sequence ATGATACAGGATATCTCCCCTTACAGGCTGGATACGGCATACCGCGGTACAGCCCCGGTCTCGGATGACTGCTTTTTCTCCTTCCGGGGAGAGGATGTGCTTTTGCGGGATATGGGGGACGGGCATAGGAGCCTCCCGTCCTTCCGGGATTTGGGGCATCCGGCAGGAAAAATGGAAAGCAGGGCGGTATTCCTGTTCCGGGCGGGCAGAGAGCCCGTTTACCTGCTGGGGCAGGAGGTAAACGGATGCCGGGGGCTTGGGTATTTTCCCATCTGTGAATTAAAGGGCGTCCTGCCGGAGTGGGCTTTCTTTGCCGGGGCCACGGCCCTGCACTTAAGCCGCTGGTATGAAGGGAACAGGTACTGCGGCAGGTGCGGCGGGAGGATGGAAAGGAAGACAGGGCAGAGGGCGCTTGCCTGCCCGGAGTGCGGGAACACGGTATATCCCGGCATCGCCCCGGTGGTAATGGTGGCGGTCACGGACGGGGACAGGCTGCTGATGACAAAGTATGCAGACCGCTCCCTCCCGCAGTGGGTACTCATATCCGGTTTCGTGGAGGCGGGGGAGACGCTGGAGGAAGCGGCGGAGAGGGAAGTTTATGAGGAGACAGGCATCCGCATCCGGGATTTGCAGTATTTTGGCAGCCAGCCGTGGGGGTTCTCCGGCTCCGTGATCGCAGGCTATACCGCAAGGCTGGACGGGCCTGATGGGATACGCCTTGACAGGAAGGAACTGGCGGCGGCAGAGTGGCATCCCCGCACAGGGCTTCCGGACGGGCTGACAGACATCAGCATTGCCTATGAGATGATTGAAGCCCTGCGGCTTTAA
- a CDS encoding rRNA biogenesis protein rrp5, which yields MGKVKLLLDVIGDLRSLADSLQAVADAVADNGAAEAGRTDTKEPEKAGKAGKAAKKEEKPVAKQEPEKKPLTLEEVRAVLAEKSRTGHTEEVRELLNKHGADKLSEIDPAEYAALLAEAEVL from the coding sequence ATGGGAAAAGTGAAGTTACTGCTTGACGTCATAGGGGACCTGCGTTCCCTTGCCGACAGCTTACAGGCTGTTGCGGATGCAGTGGCGGACAACGGTGCTGCGGAAGCAGGGAGGACAGATACAAAGGAGCCGGAAAAAGCGGGAAAGGCTGGGAAGGCGGCAAAGAAAGAGGAAAAGCCTGTGGCAAAGCAGGAGCCGGAGAAGAAGCCGCTGACGCTGGAGGAAGTCCGCGCAGTGCTGGCGGAGAAGTCCCGCACAGGACACACGGAGGAAGTGAGGGAGCTGCTGAATAAGCACGGTGCGGATAAGCTGTCGGAGATCGACCCGGCGGAATATGCGGCGCTGCTTGCGGAAGCGGAGGTGCTGTGA
- a CDS encoding IS110 family transposase → MALKIVYKICCGIDVHKTFVVACIASTDKHGVTTYESHRFSTYTKGLKNLLHWLLEHNCNDVCMESTGKYWIPVYNILEKECFIVLAHPKYVKAIRGKKTDKKDAKWIADLFKHDLVAGSFMPPADIRQLRDLMRYRFKLTCFQSSEKNRLQNCLTVSNIQLGNVVSDTFGKSAQAILDKLLKNPADTSFDLEPLVYKSLKKKLPELRDAIDGCITPEQAGKLKVIKDHYENLESRKAELEELILALAAPYQQELTILQTAPGIRSDFTAIGILSEIGTNMEAFPSAKHLCSWAGLTPTNNESAGKKKSVRVSKAGCYIKPLLVQCANAVVKSNKHPEIRNRYLRLKKRRGHKKAIIAIARMLLTALYHMLKNGENYNAELYHKSDLPPVDREITVEQALIIAKNQGYKIKSATA, encoded by the coding sequence ATGGCTTTAAAAATCGTGTACAAAATCTGCTGTGGCATTGATGTCCACAAAACTTTTGTAGTCGCCTGCATTGCCTCTACTGACAAGCACGGCGTTACCACTTACGAGAGCCACCGTTTTTCTACCTACACGAAGGGTCTGAAAAATTTGTTACACTGGCTACTCGAACATAACTGCAACGACGTTTGTATGGAATCTACTGGTAAATACTGGATCCCTGTTTATAACATTCTGGAAAAAGAATGCTTTATTGTCCTTGCACATCCTAAATACGTTAAGGCTATCCGTGGAAAGAAAACTGACAAGAAAGATGCCAAATGGATTGCTGACCTGTTCAAGCATGATCTTGTTGCCGGAAGCTTTATGCCACCCGCTGACATCCGCCAGCTCCGTGACCTTATGCGTTACCGTTTCAAACTGACCTGCTTTCAATCAAGCGAAAAGAATCGTTTGCAGAACTGTCTCACGGTTTCCAATATCCAGTTGGGAAACGTTGTTTCGGACACCTTCGGCAAATCTGCTCAGGCGATACTGGATAAACTCTTGAAAAATCCCGCAGATACTTCCTTTGACCTTGAACCTCTCGTTTACAAAAGTTTGAAAAAGAAGCTCCCCGAACTTCGCGATGCCATCGATGGCTGTATCACTCCAGAACAGGCTGGTAAACTTAAGGTAATTAAAGATCATTATGAAAACCTGGAATCCCGCAAAGCAGAGCTTGAAGAACTCATTCTTGCGCTCGCCGCTCCCTATCAGCAGGAACTTACCATTCTTCAAACCGCTCCTGGTATCCGCAGTGATTTCACCGCAATCGGAATCCTTTCCGAAATCGGTACCAATATGGAGGCTTTTCCTTCGGCGAAACACTTATGCTCATGGGCTGGGCTTACCCCAACCAACAATGAAAGTGCAGGGAAGAAAAAATCTGTCCGGGTTTCCAAGGCTGGATGCTATATCAAACCACTTTTAGTACAGTGCGCGAATGCTGTCGTTAAAAGTAATAAGCATCCTGAGATTCGTAACCGTTATCTCCGTCTCAAAAAGCGTCGCGGTCACAAGAAAGCAATCATTGCCATAGCAAGAATGCTTCTGACTGCATTATACCACATGCTTAAGAACGGTGAAAACTATAATGCGGAACTTTACCACAAATCAGATTTACCACCTGTCGACCGTGAAATCACGGTAGAGCAGGCTCTTATCATAGCAAAAAATCAAGGTTATAAGATTAAGTCAGCAACTGCATAA
- a CDS encoding DUF2815 family protein has translation MSNTAKNPTKVITGPNTRWSYANVWTPKAINGGEPKYSVSLIIPKSDKKTIAKIEAAIEAAYHEGEAKLKGNGRSVPALSVLKTPLRDGDTERPDDEAYADSYFVNANSTTAPGIVDADRQPIIDTSEVYSGVYGRASINFYAFNSNGNKGIACGLNNLQKIRDGEPLGGKSRAEDDFADEEEEDFLS, from the coding sequence ATGTCAAACACAGCCAAGAATCCAACAAAAGTAATCACAGGGCCGAACACCCGGTGGAGCTATGCAAATGTGTGGACCCCAAAGGCAATTAACGGAGGTGAGCCAAAATACTCTGTATCGCTCATCATCCCGAAATCTGACAAAAAGACCATTGCAAAAATCGAGGCTGCGATTGAAGCGGCCTACCATGAGGGCGAGGCGAAGCTGAAGGGGAACGGCAGGAGCGTCCCTGCGCTTTCCGTGCTGAAGACCCCGCTGCGTGACGGGGATACGGAGCGCCCGGATGATGAGGCTTATGCGGATTCTTATTTCGTCAATGCCAACAGCACCACGGCTCCCGGCATCGTGGATGCGGACCGCCAGCCAATTATTGATACGTCCGAGGTGTACAGCGGTGTGTACGGCAGGGCGAGCATCAATTTCTATGCTTTCAATTCCAACGGGAATAAGGGTATCGCCTGCGGGCTGAACAATTTACAGAAAATCCGTGACGGGGAGCCTTTGGGCGGGAAGTCCCGTGCGGAGGACGATTTTGCGGATGAGGAAGAGGAGGATTTCCTGTCGTAA
- a CDS encoding ATP-binding protein encodes MYEVVSGLLEVFSAMFQGYCLQYFFGSFLESRIRNRRTGGLAAAVLYGVLRLGMGLILPKGYTSFWVFIRLAVILCIVSVAVLIFYRAIGKITLFLGVTFIAVSEMSFFLAHMFFELGNHLFRLWDWCLENGYIQSLKFYNFVVSITLIGNQILIHVIGAALLYFTIRKIVRDYREKDYAVHRTELLFILTPGLTGLMVCTLLRITIDTAENGVPEMLYDRYPSLMVIMPVILLLLLFSVMFGIKLFQDMICWNREKSSRIILEKQVSSLQEHMGEMERVYSGIRGMRHDMKNTISVIMQLAAGKEEGMQAYLEELSRTMDRLEFRFKTGNTVVDTLLNMKYHEITKAVPDLRMDVEGLQFPEMLFIQSYDIGIILGNALDNAMEACRKLKAKEPGAEAFIRISSFQKRELFFLKVENSFDGRVVRKPQNEFPVTDKADRENHGIGLVNIKSTAEKYQGTMDFKVNGRVFILSVMKIENEK; translated from the coding sequence GTGTATGAAGTGGTGAGCGGCCTGCTGGAAGTGTTTTCTGCCATGTTCCAGGGATACTGCCTGCAGTATTTCTTTGGGAGTTTTCTGGAAAGCAGGATACGGAACCGGCGGACAGGCGGGCTGGCAGCCGCAGTGCTGTATGGTGTTCTGCGGTTAGGGATGGGACTTATCTTACCAAAGGGTTACACGAGTTTTTGGGTTTTCATAAGGCTGGCAGTGATCCTGTGCATCGTATCGGTGGCTGTATTGATTTTTTATAGGGCAATAGGGAAGATAACCTTATTTCTTGGAGTCACGTTTATTGCTGTGAGTGAAATGAGTTTTTTCCTTGCACATATGTTTTTTGAATTAGGAAATCATCTGTTCCGGCTATGGGACTGGTGTTTGGAAAATGGGTATATCCAATCATTGAAATTTTATAATTTTGTTGTAAGCATTACCCTCATAGGAAACCAGATTTTGATCCATGTCATTGGAGCCGCATTGCTGTATTTTACCATAAGGAAGATTGTGCGGGATTATCGGGAAAAGGACTATGCCGTCCACAGGACAGAATTGCTGTTCATCCTCACGCCGGGGCTGACAGGCCTGATGGTTTGCACTTTACTGCGTATTACGATTGACACGGCAGAGAACGGCGTGCCGGAGATGCTGTATGACAGATATCCATCGCTGATGGTCATAATGCCCGTTATCCTGCTGCTGTTGCTGTTCTCCGTTATGTTTGGGATAAAACTCTTTCAGGACATGATTTGTTGGAACAGGGAAAAAAGCAGCCGCATTATTCTGGAGAAACAGGTCAGCAGCCTGCAGGAGCATATGGGGGAGATGGAGCGTGTCTATTCCGGGATACGGGGGATGAGGCATGACATGAAGAATACGATCTCCGTCATCATGCAGCTTGCGGCGGGGAAGGAGGAAGGGATGCAGGCATATCTGGAGGAACTGAGCCGGACGATGGACAGACTGGAATTCCGTTTTAAGACAGGGAATACGGTTGTGGATACCCTGCTGAATATGAAATACCATGAGATTACAAAAGCGGTGCCGGATTTGCGGATGGACGTGGAAGGGCTGCAGTTCCCTGAAATGCTGTTCATCCAAAGTTACGATATCGGCATTATTTTAGGGAATGCACTGGATAACGCAATGGAGGCGTGCCGGAAACTGAAAGCGAAAGAACCGGGTGCGGAAGCCTTTATCCGCATCAGTTCATTCCAAAAGAGGGAGCTGTTTTTCCTGAAAGTGGAGAACAGCTTTGACGGGAGGGTGGTGAGGAAACCGCAGAATGAGTTCCCCGTGACGGACAAGGCGGACAGGGAGAATCATGGGATAGGACTGGTTAACATCAAAAGCACAGCGGAGAAATACCAGGGAACAATGGATTTTAAGGTAAACGGCAGGGTGTTCATCCTGTCGGTGATGAAGATTGAAAATGAAAAGTAG
- a CDS encoding DUF2800 domain-containing protein, translating into MGRHALLSASSSHRWLACPPSARLCENYEDTGSEYAQQGTDAHSLCEHKLKLSLGMETEDPTEGLSFYDEEMEECACGYADYVLSLVEEAKQECKDPVVLIEQRLDFSRYVEEGFGTGDCVIIADGTLYIIDYKHGKGVEVSAEGNPQMMLYALGALELFDGIYDIDTVRMAIYQPRRENVSVYVMAKDDLLKWAVGELAEKAKLAYAGEGEFCAGEHCRFCKAKAVCRKRAEYNLELAKYDFEMPATLEDDEIAAILVKADELAAWAADVKEFALQQALSGVKYAGFKVVAGRSNRKYTDEDAVADTVKKAGFDPYEPKLLGITAMEKLLGKKKFAEILKGLVEKPQGKPALVPESDKRPEMNTAQEEFKED; encoded by the coding sequence ATGGGGAGACACGCTTTACTGTCAGCATCCTCCAGCCACCGGTGGCTTGCCTGCCCGCCGTCGGCAAGGCTCTGCGAGAACTATGAGGACACGGGCAGCGAATACGCGCAGCAGGGCACCGACGCCCACAGCCTGTGCGAACACAAGCTGAAGCTGTCCCTCGGCATGGAAACCGAAGACCCGACGGAGGGGCTTTCCTTCTACGATGAGGAGATGGAGGAATGCGCCTGCGGGTATGCGGATTATGTCCTATCCCTGGTGGAAGAGGCAAAGCAGGAGTGCAAAGACCCGGTTGTGCTGATCGAGCAGCGGTTGGACTTCTCCCGGTATGTGGAGGAGGGTTTCGGCACTGGCGACTGTGTCATCATCGCAGACGGTACGCTGTATATCATCGACTACAAGCACGGCAAGGGCGTGGAGGTTTCCGCCGAGGGGAACCCGCAGATGATGCTGTATGCCCTGGGCGCGCTGGAGCTGTTTGACGGCATTTATGACATTGACACCGTCCGTATGGCAATCTACCAGCCGCGCCGGGAGAATGTCAGCGTGTATGTCATGGCGAAGGATGACCTTCTTAAATGGGCGGTGGGCGAGCTGGCAGAAAAGGCGAAACTGGCCTATGCCGGGGAGGGGGAGTTCTGCGCAGGGGAACACTGCCGGTTCTGCAAGGCGAAGGCGGTCTGCAGGAAACGGGCGGAGTACAACCTGGAACTTGCCAAATATGACTTTGAGATGCCCGCCACGCTGGAGGATGACGAGATCGCGGCTATCCTCGTGAAAGCGGATGAGCTGGCGGCATGGGCGGCAGATGTGAAGGAGTTTGCATTACAGCAGGCGCTCTCCGGCGTGAAGTATGCCGGGTTCAAGGTTGTGGCCGGAAGGTCCAACCGGAAATATACGGATGAGGATGCCGTGGCGGATACCGTGAAGAAGGCGGGCTTCGACCCGTATGAGCCGAAGCTGTTAGGCATCACGGCCATGGAGAAGCTGCTCGGAAAGAAGAAGTTTGCAGAGATTTTGAAGGGCCTTGTGGAGAAGCCGCAGGGCAAGCCTGCGTTAGTCCCGGAGAGCGACAAGAGGCCGGAGATGAACACGGCGCAGGAAGAGTTCAAGGAAGATTAG
- a CDS encoding DNA polymerase, with protein MNSIEIDIETYSDVDLSKCGVYKYSSSPNFEILLFGFSVDGGEVEVVDVACGEEIPADILAALSDESVIKWAFNAMFERVCLSNYLGEWLEPESWKCSMVWSATLGLPLSLENVGAVLGLEKQKLSEGKDLIRYFCVPCKPTKTNGGRTRNLPEHDREKWERFKEYNFRDVEAEMQIQQRLARFPVLDFVWEEYWQDQEINDRGIGVDMEMVARAIAMDGRSKSELSTAMQELTELENPNSVQQMKQWLSENGIETDSLDKKAVAGLLQDAPEPLKTVLTLRQQLAKSSVKKYQAMENAVCADSRAHGMFAFYGANRTGRFSGRIIQLQNLYKNTMPDLAQARELVRCGDFEALEILYDSVPEVLSELIRTAFVPQDGRKFIVADFSAIEARVLAWLAGEKWVLDVFGKGGDIYCETASRMFHCRVEKHGENAELRQKGKQAVLSCGYGGSVGALKAMGALEAGMTEDELQPLVDSWREANPNIVQLWWDVDRATKECIKKRMPTETHGIRFDYQSGMMFAMLPSGRRLAYVKPCIGENRFGGESVTYMGVGGTKKWERLESYGAKFVENLVQGIARDILCYAMQTLKNCAIVGHIHDEIIIEADRRMSVEAVCEQMGRTPPWAKGLLLRADGYECDFYQKD; from the coding sequence TTGAATTCTATAGAAATTGACATTGAAACGTACAGCGATGTGGATTTATCCAAATGCGGCGTTTACAAATATTCTTCCTCGCCGAATTTTGAGATTCTGTTATTTGGGTTCAGCGTGGACGGCGGTGAAGTGGAGGTGGTCGATGTTGCCTGCGGGGAGGAAATCCCTGCGGATATCCTGGCTGCACTCTCAGATGAGTCTGTCATCAAATGGGCGTTCAATGCCATGTTCGAGAGGGTGTGCTTATCAAATTACCTTGGGGAATGGCTGGAGCCGGAGTCCTGGAAATGCTCCATGGTCTGGTCGGCCACGCTTGGCCTTCCGCTGTCTTTGGAAAATGTGGGCGCAGTGCTTGGGCTGGAAAAGCAGAAGCTGTCAGAGGGAAAGGACCTGATCCGGTATTTCTGCGTCCCGTGCAAGCCGACCAAGACGAATGGCGGCAGGACGCGGAATCTGCCGGAACATGACAGGGAGAAATGGGAGCGGTTTAAGGAATACAACTTTCGTGATGTGGAGGCGGAGATGCAGATACAGCAGAGGCTTGCCAGGTTCCCGGTTCTGGATTTTGTGTGGGAGGAATACTGGCAGGACCAGGAGATCAACGACCGGGGCATCGGGGTGGATATGGAGATGGTCGCACGGGCAATCGCCATGGACGGACGCTCCAAGTCGGAACTGTCAACCGCCATGCAGGAACTGACGGAACTGGAGAACCCAAATTCCGTGCAGCAGATGAAACAGTGGCTTTCAGAGAATGGGATAGAGACGGATTCACTCGACAAGAAAGCGGTGGCGGGGCTTCTGCAGGATGCGCCGGAACCTTTGAAAACAGTGCTGACGCTCCGGCAGCAGCTTGCCAAATCCTCCGTGAAGAAATACCAGGCAATGGAGAATGCGGTGTGTGCGGACAGCCGTGCGCATGGGATGTTTGCCTTCTACGGAGCTAACAGGACGGGGCGGTTCTCCGGGCGCATTATCCAGTTGCAGAATTTATATAAAAACACAATGCCTGACCTGGCACAGGCGAGGGAGCTCGTAAGGTGCGGTGATTTTGAGGCGCTGGAAATTTTATATGATTCCGTGCCAGAGGTGCTTTCGGAACTGATCCGCACGGCTTTCGTGCCGCAGGACGGCAGGAAGTTCATTGTGGCGGACTTTTCCGCAATCGAGGCGAGGGTGCTTGCGTGGCTTGCCGGGGAGAAATGGGTGCTGGATGTGTTTGGGAAAGGCGGCGACATCTACTGTGAAACAGCGTCAAGGATGTTCCACTGCAGGGTGGAGAAGCATGGCGAGAATGCGGAACTGAGGCAGAAAGGGAAGCAGGCCGTTTTGTCTTGTGGATATGGCGGATCAGTCGGCGCGCTGAAAGCGATGGGCGCACTGGAGGCGGGAATGACGGAGGATGAGCTGCAGCCGCTTGTGGATAGCTGGCGGGAGGCGAACCCCAATATCGTGCAGCTATGGTGGGATGTAGACCGTGCCACGAAGGAATGCATCAAAAAGAGGATGCCCACAGAGACACACGGCATCCGGTTTGATTACCAGAGCGGCATGATGTTCGCCATGCTCCCATCGGGCAGACGGCTTGCCTATGTGAAGCCGTGCATCGGGGAGAACCGTTTCGGCGGGGAGTCCGTCACCTATATGGGTGTGGGCGGCACAAAGAAATGGGAACGCCTGGAAAGCTATGGTGCAAAGTTTGTGGAAAACCTTGTGCAGGGCATTGCCCGCGACATCTTATGCTATGCCATGCAGACACTGAAAAACTGTGCGATTGTCGGACACATCCATGACGAGATAATCATCGAGGCAGACAGGAGGATGTCCGTGGAGGCTGTGTGTGAACAGATGGGAAGGACGCCGCCCTGGGCGAAAGGGCTGCTGCTCCGGGCGGATGGCTACGAATGCGATTTTTACCAGAAGGATTAG
- a CDS encoding sigma factor-like helix-turn-helix DNA-binding protein — protein MKIKYEFADGTVSEVEVEESIGAVIIEDRRLEDNLSRRERYHCYSLDAAQFEGAAYSDMETPETKMEREMDTERIAQALDGLSEVQRRRILMLAGGMSVNEIARKEGVHHSVVSETISAARKKFKKFF, from the coding sequence ATGAAAATTAAATATGAATTTGCGGATGGGACTGTATCAGAGGTTGAGGTGGAGGAATCCATCGGTGCCGTCATCATTGAGGACAGGCGGCTGGAGGACAACCTTTCCCGCAGGGAACGTTACCACTGTTATTCGCTGGATGCAGCGCAGTTCGAAGGTGCAGCGTATTCTGACATGGAAACGCCGGAAACGAAGATGGAGCGTGAAATGGACACGGAGCGTATCGCCCAGGCATTGGACGGGCTGTCGGAAGTGCAGCGCAGGCGGATTCTGATGCTGGCGGGCGGTATGTCCGTCAACGAGATTGCGCGTAAGGAAGGCGTGCATCACAGCGTGGTCTCAGAAACGATATCTGCGGCCCGGAAAAAATTTAAAAAGTTTTTCTAA